Proteins from a genomic interval of Pseudomonas asplenii:
- a CDS encoding FadR/GntR family transcriptional regulator, with the protein MDQQSSKPTKNTPRKSMHTKIVQELGMQIVSGRFKPEERLPMEATLCEEYQVSRSVLREATRVLSAKGLVYSKPRVGAVVRPRLKWHLLDPDVLAWLMQSTPHSEFFNTLAGVRRILEPEIAAMAATTATDEDIASIEKAYQAMESAQTHEKLLQADLDFHRAIADATRNDLLAYMCNMLSLPLRESISITNRRPDIQGLSLPRHKAILTAIRNRDALGARHASLVQLDDTRVALDTVMNILTPL; encoded by the coding sequence ATGGATCAGCAGTCCTCTAAGCCAACCAAGAACACTCCGCGCAAGAGCATGCATACCAAGATCGTTCAGGAACTGGGTATGCAGATTGTCTCCGGACGCTTCAAGCCGGAAGAGCGCTTGCCCATGGAGGCGACGCTGTGCGAGGAGTACCAGGTCAGTCGTTCGGTGCTGCGCGAAGCCACCCGGGTGCTGAGCGCCAAGGGCCTGGTGTACTCCAAGCCACGGGTCGGCGCGGTGGTGCGTCCACGCTTGAAATGGCACCTGCTCGATCCCGACGTGCTGGCCTGGCTGATGCAGTCGACGCCCCACAGCGAGTTTTTCAACACCTTGGCCGGTGTGCGCCGGATCCTTGAGCCGGAAATCGCCGCCATGGCCGCCACCACGGCGACCGACGAAGACATTGCGAGCATCGAAAAAGCCTATCAGGCCATGGAGTCGGCGCAGACCCACGAGAAGCTCCTGCAGGCGGACCTGGACTTTCACCGGGCGATTGCCGACGCCACCCGCAACGATTTGCTCGCCTATATGTGCAACATGCTGTCGTTGCCGCTGCGCGAATCCATCAGCATCACCAACCGCCGCCCCGATATTCAAGGGCTCAGCCTGCCCCGGCACAAGGCGATACTGACCGCCATCCGGAATCGCGACGCCCTCGGCGCCCGACATGCCTCGCTGGTGCAGCTCGACGATACCCGGGTCGCCCTGGATACCGTGATGAATATC